In Deltaproteobacteria bacterium, one DNA window encodes the following:
- a CDS encoding serine/threonine protein kinase produces MANSYERFGKYILLEKLASGGMAEVYLSKHTGAIGVSKFVAIKRILPQYSDNEEFIEMFKEEAKIAVNLNHSNVVHIHEFGIEKNQFFLVMEYVEGRNLRQIINELKKRANHFQIDQVAYIIKEVAAGLDHAHRCLDGTTGKPLNITHRDMSPQNIMISFEGQVKIIDFGIAKAENQLESTKTGTLKGKFGYMSPEQADGQHIDLRTDVFSLGIVFWELLAKDRLFSGNNEASILRKIRECAIPSLRKIDPAIHPDLEKIVNKALAKDKNLRYQTSAALHRDLNKFLNTHYPEFSPQDFSVFIKHTFADSFSEQKGKLVEFSSVQIPEEEGTEKSVTKVNEKYQIRLNSAAEELHRLPAPEAVRLEKVNDFISEEDKLEIPEITSKMGHSKPAHNQIEESAIFHKTINTKSFAKNTFGNKTKKVNLKDSKNKRQNRLTGFEPKVKENSFSSFFIVLLLVLISGGGFIYLKKPTLITDFFVSVDPQTCSTQKNNSKCIEKCLAGNKSYCFANASTTTKPKNPPIAKKPEETNVINQSSNDPIQHSSATEKYSIYVDTHPPLAEVYIDDIKQTGYTPMMVEVPAKRSFKFKLFKEDYDPIEKKLYVTHKGFNIKETLTEMKYGYIIINSPNAGTQYNISINKISKPEYVLRQLIKVPALTKLKVEVVNSLGFVATQDLLVKENTKQAIEIILKKAE; encoded by the coding sequence ATGGCAAATAGTTACGAAAGATTTGGAAAATACATCCTATTAGAAAAATTAGCTTCAGGTGGTATGGCTGAGGTCTATTTATCAAAGCACACTGGCGCCATCGGCGTCAGCAAGTTCGTTGCCATAAAACGAATTCTTCCTCAGTATTCTGACAATGAAGAATTCATTGAAATGTTTAAAGAAGAAGCGAAAATTGCCGTCAATTTAAATCACAGCAATGTGGTCCATATACATGAGTTTGGCATTGAAAAAAATCAATTCTTTCTTGTGATGGAGTACGTGGAAGGACGAAACCTCAGACAAATAATTAATGAGCTGAAGAAACGGGCCAACCATTTTCAAATTGATCAAGTTGCTTATATAATAAAGGAAGTTGCCGCCGGACTAGATCATGCTCATCGCTGCCTCGATGGAACCACTGGAAAGCCATTGAATATCACCCATAGGGATATGAGCCCACAAAATATAATGATCAGTTTCGAAGGACAGGTTAAAATTATCGACTTCGGAATTGCCAAAGCAGAGAATCAACTGGAATCAACCAAAACAGGCACACTTAAAGGAAAATTTGGATACATGAGTCCGGAACAAGCCGATGGTCAACATATTGATCTTCGCACTGATGTTTTTTCTCTGGGAATAGTTTTTTGGGAGCTTCTTGCCAAGGATAGATTGTTCTCTGGAAATAATGAAGCCTCAATTCTTAGAAAAATAAGAGAATGCGCAATTCCTTCTTTAAGAAAAATCGATCCAGCGATTCATCCCGATCTCGAAAAAATAGTCAATAAAGCGCTCGCAAAAGATAAGAATTTAAGGTATCAAACTTCCGCAGCTCTGCATAGAGACTTAAATAAATTTTTAAATACCCACTATCCCGAGTTTTCACCTCAAGATTTCAGTGTCTTTATTAAACATACTTTTGCAGATTCTTTTTCTGAACAAAAAGGGAAGTTAGTGGAATTTTCAAGTGTTCAAATTCCTGAGGAAGAGGGGACAGAAAAATCCGTCACGAAAGTGAATGAGAAATACCAAATTAGACTCAATTCGGCGGCTGAAGAACTCCATCGTTTACCAGCCCCAGAGGCAGTGCGACTAGAGAAAGTAAATGACTTTATCAGCGAAGAAGATAAATTAGAAATTCCTGAAATCACTAGCAAAATGGGTCATTCAAAACCGGCTCATAATCAAATTGAAGAATCCGCCATTTTTCACAAAACAATTAATACCAAATCATTTGCAAAAAATACCTTTGGTAACAAAACAAAAAAGGTTAACCTCAAAGATTCGAAAAACAAAAGACAAAATAGACTAACCGGATTTGAACCAAAAGTTAAAGAGAATAGTTTTTCTTCATTTTTTATTGTATTGCTATTAGTTTTGATTTCGGGCGGTGGCTTCATTTACTTAAAAAAACCAACTTTGATCACAGACTTTTTCGTCTCGGTTGATCCTCAAACTTGTTCAACTCAAAAAAATAATTCAAAATGTATTGAAAAATGCTTGGCTGGGAATAAATCATATTGTTTTGCAAATGCATCAACGACAACAAAACCAAAAAACCCTCCCATAGCAAAAAAACCCGAAGAAACAAATGTCATAAATCAATCCTCAAATGATCCAATTCAACATTCATCAGCCACTGAAAAATACTCGATCTATGTAGACACTCATCCACCCTTAGCTGAAGTTTATATTGATGATATAAAACAAACTGGCTACACTCCAATGATGGTCGAAGTGCCAGCAAAAAGGAGTTTTAAGTTTAAACTCTTCAAAGAAGATTATGATCCCATTGAGAAAAAATTATACGTAACACATAAAGGATTTAATATTAAGGAAACTCTCACCGAAATGAAATATGGGTACATTATCATAAATTCTCCGAATGCAGGGACCCAGTATAATATAAGTATAAATAAAATTTCAAAACCAGAGTACGTGCTAAGACAATTGATCAAAGTTCCTGCACTAACTAAATTAAAAGTGGAAGTCGTCAATTCACTTGGCTTTGTCGCCACCCAAGACCTCTTAGTTAAGGAAAATACGAAACAAGCTATCGAAATCATTCTCAAGAAAGCTGAATAA
- a CDS encoding dephospho-CoA kinase has protein sequence MKWIGITGSMGTGKSSVAKVLRELGYQVLDADELAKKQLEIGESGYLKVLESFGTQLLKSDKTIDRSKLAKVVFNNKHELLKLENIVHPLIQRQIQIIKNDSEKHGEKILFYDVPLLFEKNMQNSFDEIILVVADNEVQMQRIQERNNWTKEEIKKRLESQMPLDQKKLKSKFIIDNNGSQIDLRNQVLGVLSQILKPN, from the coding sequence TTGAAATGGATTGGAATTACCGGCTCCATGGGAACTGGAAAATCAAGTGTTGCCAAAGTGTTAAGAGAGTTGGGCTATCAAGTATTAGATGCGGATGAGCTGGCAAAAAAACAGCTTGAGATTGGTGAGTCGGGTTATTTAAAGGTTCTTGAAAGTTTTGGCACGCAGCTATTAAAATCAGACAAGACAATTGATAGAAGTAAATTGGCAAAAGTGGTCTTTAATAATAAGCATGAATTGCTTAAATTAGAAAATATTGTTCATCCTCTCATTCAAAGACAAATTCAAATTATAAAAAATGATTCTGAAAAGCATGGAGAAAAGATTTTATTTTACGATGTGCCTCTTTTGTTTGAAAAAAATATGCAGAATTCATTTGATGAAATTATTCTTGTTGTCGCTGACAATGAGGTTCAGATGCAAAGAATACAAGAAAGAAACAATTGGACAAAAGAGGAAATAAAAAAGCGTCTAGAAAGTCAAATGCCGCTAGATCAAAAAAAACTAAAATCTAAATTTATTATTGATAATAATGGTTCACAAATCGATTTAAGAAATCAAGTTTTAGGCGTCCTTTCGCAAATTTTAAAACCAAATTGA
- a CDS encoding SPFH domain-containing protein, protein MVFGFLKKQLIDVIDWTEDSNGILSFRYPMEDREIQNGAQLTVRQSQLALFVNEGQVADLFGPGLHTIATRNLPMLTNLKNWEMGFQSPIKSDLYFFSMKEQIDQKWGTGTPITVRDKDFGVVRVRAYGTYSYRIKNPKIFFQKIVGSREIFTVSEFEGQLKANILTSLASFFGQSQVSFLDMAGHQEKFSEMLHSALQDEFENYGLSLETFRVQSISLPEEVQSQIDKMSSMKITGDMKQYTQFQAADSLGKDQRGGGASVGVEMATAMAMGQSLGASLNKTLGASEVVSGAGNDEIFKTINQLHELKTKGIISEQEFESKKTDLLKKIT, encoded by the coding sequence ATGGTTTTTGGATTTTTAAAAAAACAATTAATAGATGTTATCGATTGGACGGAAGATTCGAATGGGATTCTTTCCTTTAGGTATCCAATGGAAGATCGTGAAATTCAGAATGGAGCACAACTGACCGTCAGGCAATCTCAGCTGGCTCTGTTTGTGAACGAAGGACAAGTTGCTGATTTGTTTGGTCCAGGATTGCATACGATAGCCACCAGAAATCTGCCGATGCTCACTAATTTAAAAAATTGGGAAATGGGCTTTCAATCGCCGATAAAATCAGATTTGTACTTCTTTTCAATGAAAGAACAAATCGATCAAAAATGGGGTACGGGGACGCCTATAACGGTAAGGGATAAAGACTTTGGAGTGGTAAGAGTACGTGCCTATGGTACCTACAGTTATCGAATAAAAAACCCTAAGATTTTCTTTCAAAAAATTGTTGGTTCGAGGGAAATATTTACCGTTTCAGAGTTCGAGGGTCAACTAAAGGCGAATATTTTAACTTCTTTGGCTTCTTTTTTTGGTCAGTCACAAGTGTCTTTTTTGGACATGGCTGGACATCAGGAAAAGTTTTCTGAGATGCTTCATTCAGCTCTACAGGACGAGTTTGAAAATTACGGTCTCAGTCTGGAAACCTTTCGAGTTCAGAGCATTTCCTTGCCTGAAGAAGTTCAGAGTCAAATTGATAAAATGTCATCTATGAAAATTACCGGCGATATGAAGCAGTATACTCAGTTTCAGGCGGCAGATAGCCTTGGGAAAGATCAAAGGGGTGGAGGTGCTTCTGTAGGGGTTGAAATGGCCACAGCGATGGCAATGGGGCAATCGCTGGGAGCCTCTCTTAATAAAACTTTAGGGGCTTCTGAGGTTGTTTCGGGAGCTGGAAATGATGAGATTTTTAAGACCATCAATCAACTTCATGAGCTCAAGACTAAGGGGATTATCAGTGAGCAAGAATTTGAAAGTAAAAAAACAGATTTGTTAAAAAAGATAACCTAA